From one Idiomarina sp. X4 genomic stretch:
- a CDS encoding formylglycine-generating enzyme family protein translates to MMRLARLALIMASTLTLASTALAQQEMTVEEITNQITNLESEFDNFSTTVNTLQQEERELREKLQSLRERNQELEEKRESALAEMNDRYQRLVEDPTIDIAGAQEAYKQAVMAHQQNKEDIKQQVSLVNQKSKEVEEARVSKHSLINEIETLKEQRNIARVDRLENEFNRSGELEVSQSISCDRNETLGQCENRGKLMAKQKASKQYLDEILTSLSESSLARENLEKASPNVQILGSKTISNGFSGAGNYGVKLAVELRGQLPQSQACTLLDVDMRYCATEQRPGELQAGDEETVDSSVMHPLTIRSNVYDDEVIIDGVSYGSTPIEVMLPGGEHEVEVLKYGYSAYAEKIRLKDAMSIRADLEKSEYSFTRGEKIQDILYRDVRGPELVVVPAGKFKMGDLVGNGLPNERPAETREIPNALGITDTEITVKHFRDFVEDTAYVTDAEKRGTCAILKNGRPEFNEKLSWKNPGYKQSDNSPVVCVSYNDAKAYADWLTAKSGFKYSVPTEAEWEYAARAGTETDFWWGNDVGFGKANCRNCGSDWSNQRPAPVASFHRNPWGLFDTVGNVWEWAQTDNGVVVKGGAWNFTPSLARVSTKMELPADFNSNYIGFRVVRAQ, encoded by the coding sequence ATGATGCGATTGGCTCGACTGGCCTTAATTATGGCCTCTACATTGACTCTCGCCTCGACGGCTCTTGCTCAGCAAGAGATGACCGTCGAAGAAATTACAAATCAAATTACAAACTTAGAGAGTGAGTTTGATAACTTTTCTACGACGGTTAATACGTTACAGCAGGAGGAGCGAGAGCTTAGAGAAAAGCTTCAGTCCCTACGTGAACGTAACCAGGAATTAGAAGAGAAAAGAGAGTCTGCACTGGCGGAAATGAATGACCGCTATCAACGCTTAGTGGAAGATCCTACCATTGATATTGCTGGGGCTCAGGAAGCCTACAAGCAAGCGGTTATGGCTCACCAGCAAAATAAAGAAGACATCAAACAACAAGTCAGCTTGGTGAACCAAAAGTCTAAAGAAGTTGAAGAGGCTCGAGTCAGCAAGCACAGCTTGATTAACGAAATTGAAACGTTGAAAGAGCAGCGCAACATTGCTCGTGTTGACCGTCTTGAAAATGAGTTTAACCGCTCAGGCGAACTGGAAGTTAGCCAGTCGATTAGCTGTGACCGAAATGAAACTTTGGGTCAGTGTGAAAACCGCGGCAAGTTGATGGCAAAACAGAAAGCGTCTAAGCAGTATCTTGACGAGATTCTGACAAGCTTAAGCGAGTCGTCGCTGGCGCGTGAAAATCTGGAAAAAGCCAGCCCGAACGTTCAAATTCTAGGCTCTAAGACAATCAGCAACGGCTTTAGCGGTGCAGGTAACTACGGCGTTAAACTGGCAGTAGAGCTTCGTGGACAGTTACCACAAAGCCAAGCCTGTACATTACTTGACGTTGATATGCGTTATTGCGCAACGGAACAAAGGCCGGGGGAGTTGCAGGCGGGTGATGAAGAAACGGTTGATAGCTCCGTCATGCACCCGTTAACAATACGTTCAAACGTTTACGACGATGAAGTTATCATTGATGGTGTTAGTTATGGCTCGACACCTATCGAAGTGATGTTGCCAGGTGGCGAGCATGAAGTCGAAGTCCTGAAGTATGGCTATTCAGCCTATGCAGAAAAAATTCGCCTGAAGGATGCTATGTCGATTCGAGCGGATCTGGAAAAATCTGAGTATTCATTTACTCGTGGCGAGAAAATTCAGGATATCTTATATCGCGATGTTAGAGGCCCGGAGCTTGTTGTCGTCCCGGCGGGAAAGTTCAAAATGGGCGACTTGGTTGGTAATGGCTTGCCGAATGAACGACCAGCTGAAACTCGCGAAATACCGAACGCACTCGGTATTACTGATACTGAAATCACGGTTAAGCATTTTAGAGACTTCGTTGAAGACACTGCCTATGTAACCGACGCAGAGAAGCGCGGAACCTGTGCAATACTTAAGAATGGTCGTCCGGAGTTCAACGAAAAACTTAGCTGGAAGAATCCTGGCTATAAACAATCTGATAATTCGCCTGTTGTATGCGTAAGCTATAACGATGCGAAGGCTTATGCTGATTGGTTGACAGCAAAAAGTGGATTTAAGTACAGCGTCCCGACCGAGGCAGAATGGGAATATGCTGCTCGTGCCGGAACGGAAACCGACTTCTGGTGGGGGAACGATGTCGGTTTTGGCAAGGCAAATTGCCGTAACTGTGGTTCAGACTGGTCGAATCAACGGCCTGCGCCAGTGGCAAGTTTTCACCGTAACCCTTGGGGACTATTTGATACCGTTGGTAACGTCTGGGAATGGGCGCAAACTGACAACGGTGTTGTTGTTAAAGGCGGTGCGTGGAACTTTACACCAAGTCTTGCCCGAGTTTCGACAAAAATGGAACTTCCGGCAGATTTTAACTCTAACTACATTGGATTCCGTGTTGTAAGAGCGCAGTAA
- a CDS encoding rod shape-determining protein, with product MFKKIRGLFSNDLSIDLGTANTLIYVKDEGIVLNEPSVVAIRQERSGGPKSIAAVGSAAKQMLGRTPGNIRAIRPMKDGVIADFYVCEKMLQFFIKQVHDSHYFRPSPRVLVCVPCGSTQVERRAIRESALGAGAREVYLIDEPMAAAIGAGLPVSEATGSMVVDIGGGTTEVAIISLNGVVYSSSVRIGGDKFDEAIISYVRRNFGALIGDATAERIKHEIGSAFPGEELKEIEVRGRNLAEGVPRSFTLNSNEILEALQEPLMGIVSAVMVALEQSPPELASDISERGMVLTGGGALLKDLDRLLVEETGIPVIIADDPLTCVARGGGKALEMIDMHGGDLFSYE from the coding sequence ATGTTTAAAAAAATTCGCGGCCTTTTTTCAAACGATTTATCTATTGACCTTGGTACCGCCAACACCCTCATTTACGTTAAAGACGAAGGCATTGTTCTAAACGAGCCTTCAGTTGTAGCAATACGTCAGGAACGCTCAGGCGGACCTAAGTCTATTGCTGCCGTTGGTTCAGCTGCTAAGCAAATGTTAGGTCGTACCCCAGGCAACATTCGTGCTATTCGCCCAATGAAAGACGGTGTTATCGCAGACTTTTATGTGTGCGAAAAAATGCTTCAGTTCTTTATTAAGCAAGTGCACGACAGCCATTATTTCCGTCCAAGCCCGCGAGTTCTAGTGTGTGTTCCTTGTGGTTCAACCCAGGTAGAGCGACGCGCTATTCGTGAATCAGCGTTAGGCGCGGGCGCTCGTGAAGTGTACTTGATTGATGAACCGATGGCGGCAGCTATTGGTGCAGGCTTGCCCGTGTCTGAAGCAACCGGTTCCATGGTTGTTGATATTGGTGGCGGTACAACCGAAGTCGCTATTATCTCACTGAACGGTGTGGTCTATTCGTCATCCGTTCGCATTGGTGGTGATAAGTTCGACGAAGCCATTATCAGTTATGTTCGTCGTAACTTTGGCGCACTGATTGGTGATGCTACCGCAGAGCGCATTAAACATGAAATTGGTTCAGCGTTCCCGGGCGAAGAGCTGAAGGAAATTGAAGTGCGGGGTCGTAACCTAGCTGAAGGTGTACCACGCTCCTTTACACTGAACAGCAATGAAATTCTAGAAGCGTTACAAGAGCCGCTCATGGGTATTGTGAGTGCGGTTATGGTCGCGCTAGAGCAGTCACCGCCAGAGCTCGCGTCTGATATTTCAGAGCGCGGTATGGTGTTAACCGGTGGTGGCGCGCTATTAAAAGATTTAGATCGCCTGCTTGTCGAAGAAACAGGCATTCCGGTAATTATTGCTGATGACCCGCTTACCTGTGTAGCGCGTGGTGGTGGTAAAGCATTAGAAATGATCGACATGCACGGCGGTGATTTATTCAGTTATGAGTAA
- the mreC gene encoding rod shape-determining protein MreC, whose protein sequence is MKTLFVRGPSLLSRLVLALACSFLLIFIDHRLQAMQPVRVFLNSLVAPVQYLAILPEQLLDNFSESVKTTEQLSEENQALKQRILMLQGQQQQLQFLKNENRRLRELLGSDARESARRMVAEVIAVASEPFSQQLVINKGTLSGVYEGQPVLDSSGIIGQVQDVGGSTARVLLISDQSHAISLRSERNDIRVLAQGTGDIGRLELMFIPHSTELREGDLLMSSGLGDVFPEGYPVARIASIVRDESLPFATVFADPVSALDRVRNVLLLWPSESKQQPIYEDEE, encoded by the coding sequence ATGAAAACGCTGTTTGTCCGCGGCCCGTCTTTACTCTCCAGGCTAGTGCTCGCACTAGCCTGTTCGTTTCTGCTCATATTTATTGATCACCGGTTGCAAGCCATGCAGCCTGTTCGCGTGTTTCTTAACTCACTCGTTGCGCCTGTTCAGTATTTAGCCATATTGCCCGAACAGTTATTGGATAACTTTTCGGAGTCGGTAAAAACCACGGAGCAGTTAAGTGAGGAAAACCAAGCGTTAAAACAACGAATACTCATGCTTCAGGGGCAGCAGCAGCAATTACAATTCCTGAAAAACGAAAACCGCCGCCTTAGAGAGTTACTCGGTTCGGACGCACGCGAGTCTGCCCGAAGAATGGTTGCCGAGGTGATAGCCGTTGCGTCTGAGCCATTTTCGCAACAGTTGGTGATTAATAAGGGAACCTTAAGCGGTGTGTACGAAGGTCAGCCGGTATTAGATAGCAGCGGGATCATTGGACAAGTCCAGGACGTTGGAGGGAGTACCGCGCGAGTGCTACTTATTTCCGACCAAAGTCATGCTATTTCTCTGCGCTCAGAAAGAAACGACATTCGAGTGTTAGCCCAGGGTACAGGGGATATTGGTCGTTTAGAGCTTATGTTCATTCCGCACAGCACAGAGTTGCGAGAAGGCGACCTGCTGATGTCGTCCGGTCTGGGTGATGTGTTTCCTGAAGGGTATCCTGTCGCACGTATTGCCAGCATAGTGAGGGATGAGTCACTGCCGTTCGCTACAGTGTTCGCCGATCCAGTAAGCGCCTTAGACAGAGTGCGAAATGTCTTATTATTGTGGCCAAGCGAAAGTAAGCAACAGCCGATTTATGAGGACGAGGAATGA
- the rng gene encoding ribonuclease G: protein MSVEVLMNVTPTETRVVLVENGILQEVHIERQAKRGLVGNIYMGKVSRVLPGMQAAFIDIGLDKAAFLHASDIVVQVDGDDLPQPDRPERDITELVHQGQQIMVQVVKDPLGTKGARLTTDITLPSRYLVFMPKSDHVGVSQRIEEGEERDRLKEIAESVSTEDGKFIVRTAAEGASEQSLKSDADFLFRLWEKIKTRKKSQRKVGMLYEDLNLSCRVLRDFVGEEIERIRVDSKVTFDTLKTFTKDFIPELTGVLEYYTGDRPIFDLFDIENEMQRALDRRVDLKSGGSLIIDQTEAMTTIDINTGAFVGHRNLEETIFNTNIEATQAIARQLRLRNLGGIIIIDFIDMRDEEHKRRVLHSLELALSKDRAKTTINGFTTLGLVEMTRKRTRESLEHVLCSECPVCQGRGTMKTVETVCYEIMREIVRVHKAYEADKFVVYASAKVSEALVNEESHALAELELFVSRQITVQTEPLYNQEQFDVVMM, encoded by the coding sequence ATGAGCGTTGAAGTTCTCATGAACGTTACACCCACGGAAACGCGGGTGGTCCTCGTTGAAAATGGCATTTTGCAGGAAGTTCATATTGAACGGCAGGCGAAACGAGGTCTGGTGGGTAACATCTACATGGGAAAAGTGTCCCGTGTTTTACCGGGAATGCAGGCGGCCTTTATCGATATTGGTTTGGATAAGGCGGCATTCTTACATGCGTCAGACATTGTGGTACAAGTTGACGGAGACGACCTTCCTCAGCCGGACCGACCTGAAAGAGATATTACTGAGTTGGTTCATCAAGGCCAGCAAATTATGGTTCAGGTCGTCAAAGACCCTTTAGGTACGAAGGGTGCGCGACTGACTACTGACATTACCCTACCGTCGCGCTATTTAGTCTTCATGCCGAAAAGTGACCATGTGGGTGTTTCGCAGCGCATTGAAGAAGGCGAAGAGCGTGATCGCTTAAAAGAAATAGCGGAGTCGGTTAGCACTGAAGACGGTAAATTTATTGTTCGTACAGCGGCAGAAGGGGCCTCTGAGCAATCGTTAAAAAGCGATGCGGACTTTCTTTTCCGACTTTGGGAGAAAATTAAAACGCGCAAGAAAAGTCAGCGTAAAGTTGGCATGTTGTATGAAGACTTAAACTTGTCCTGTCGTGTGCTGCGTGACTTTGTCGGTGAGGAAATCGAGCGCATTCGGGTAGACTCGAAAGTGACTTTTGACACCCTGAAAACCTTCACCAAAGACTTTATTCCCGAATTAACAGGTGTGCTGGAGTACTATACCGGTGATCGGCCTATTTTTGACCTGTTTGATATTGAAAATGAAATGCAGCGTGCCCTTGACCGCCGCGTTGACTTAAAATCGGGGGGCTCGTTAATTATTGATCAAACTGAGGCGATGACGACCATCGATATCAATACCGGTGCTTTCGTCGGCCACAGAAACCTCGAAGAGACCATATTCAACACCAATATAGAAGCGACTCAGGCAATAGCACGACAACTGCGGTTGCGGAATTTGGGTGGCATTATCATTATCGACTTTATCGATATGCGCGACGAAGAACATAAACGGCGTGTCTTACACAGCCTGGAGCTTGCCTTGTCAAAAGACAGGGCGAAGACCACGATTAACGGTTTTACGACGCTCGGACTGGTTGAGATGACCCGTAAACGAACCCGCGAAAGCCTCGAACACGTGCTTTGTTCCGAGTGCCCCGTTTGTCAGGGGCGTGGCACGATGAAAACCGTTGAAACCGTTTGTTACGAAATTATGCGAGAGATTGTGCGCGTGCATAAGGCCTACGAGGCCGACAAATTCGTTGTTTATGCGTCAGCTAAAGTCAGTGAAGCATTAGTCAACGAAGAATCTCATGCGTTAGCTGAACTTGAGCTGTTTGTTTCACGTCAAATTACCGTACAGACCGAACCTCTGTATAATCAAGAGCAATTTGACGTGGTAATGATGTAG
- a CDS encoding Maf family protein gives MRIVLASSSPRRRELLNFLHRPFDCDVPDIDEIRQSNESAEGYVLRLANEKALAVATRQSDECLVIGSDTLIRCDQEVMEKPLDFEHFQKMMRQLSGRTHEVLTSVAVCHWDGQSLVASESTLVTTSVEFALLTTDDTESYWATGEPQDKAGGYGIQGYGGKYVKRIEGSYFAVVGLPLYETEQLLRMFEVTGG, from the coding sequence ATGCGTATTGTCTTAGCTTCCTCGTCGCCTCGTCGGCGCGAATTATTGAACTTCTTGCATCGCCCGTTTGATTGCGATGTGCCCGATATCGATGAAATTCGACAGAGCAATGAGAGTGCTGAGGGTTACGTGCTGCGGCTGGCGAACGAAAAGGCATTAGCCGTTGCGACGCGGCAGTCTGATGAGTGTCTCGTTATTGGCTCGGACACGTTGATTCGGTGTGACCAAGAGGTCATGGAAAAGCCGTTGGACTTTGAACACTTTCAGAAAATGATGCGTCAATTGTCCGGACGTACTCATGAGGTACTGACATCGGTCGCCGTTTGCCACTGGGATGGGCAGAGTTTAGTGGCGAGTGAATCAACATTGGTTACCACAAGCGTTGAGTTCGCCTTGCTAACAACCGACGATACCGAAAGTTACTGGGCAACCGGAGAGCCTCAGGATAAAGCGGGTGGCTATGGTATTCAGGGGTACGGTGGCAAATACGTGAAACGAATTGAAGGTAGCTACTTTGCAGTGGTTGGCTTACCTTTATATGAAACAGAGCAATTACTTCGCATGTTCGAAGTAACAGGTGGTTGA
- the mreD gene encoding rod shape-determining protein MreD, with product MKLLKPGIVTLLVTYVIALTLMVMPMPATFDVFRPDWVTLVMLYWVIALPHRVSIGTALILGVLSDVLLGSIVGVHALGMVVVAYLAARNFQRIRNFALIQQAVVIAVLILLKRFIIFEANVFLHDAEFTLSYFWPVLTSAVFWLWVFPLLRKVRRQFGVS from the coding sequence ATGAAGCTCTTGAAGCCGGGAATAGTGACTCTGCTCGTTACCTATGTCATCGCGTTAACGTTAATGGTCATGCCAATGCCGGCCACCTTCGACGTGTTTCGTCCGGATTGGGTAACGCTGGTCATGTTGTACTGGGTAATTGCTTTGCCTCATCGGGTAAGCATTGGAACTGCACTCATTCTGGGCGTGCTAAGTGACGTTCTTCTGGGCTCTATCGTCGGCGTGCATGCATTAGGCATGGTCGTTGTTGCCTATTTAGCGGCTAGAAACTTTCAGCGTATTCGTAATTTTGCCCTGATACAGCAGGCCGTTGTTATTGCCGTTCTGATACTCCTGAAACGCTTCATTATCTTCGAGGCAAACGTCTTTCTGCACGACGCTGAATTTACGTTATCGTATTTTTGGCCTGTATTAACCTCGGCTGTTTTCTGGCTTTGGGTATTTCCGTTGTTGCGTAAAGTTCGCCGCCAGTTTGGGGTGTCATAA